Sequence from the Paenibacillus tundrae genome:
AGAAACAAACGGTAAAATTTATCCAAGAACAGACCAAGACACTCGGAGACTTGGCAGAAGAACTCAACATTCCAAAAAGTACATTACACCAGTGGATGGGCAAGTATCGCGAACTTAAACATGAGCCCGTAGCTAGCGTAGATCGAGTGAAAGAACTGGAAGCAGAGCTTAAAGAAATGCGCCGGTTACTTCAAGAGAAAGAGCATACGCTTGCGGACACGCAAGAGGAACTGGCTATTGTAAAAAAAGCAGTGCACATCTTCAGCAA
This genomic interval carries:
- a CDS encoding transposase → MGEQRQRYNEEFKKQTVKFIQEQTKTLGDLAEELNIPKSTLHQWMGKYRELKHEPVASVDRVKELEAELKEMRRLLQEKEHTLADTQEELAIVKKAVHIFSKPKS